A region from the Hippoglossus hippoglossus isolate fHipHip1 chromosome 18, fHipHip1.pri, whole genome shotgun sequence genome encodes:
- the si:dkey-219e21.4 gene encoding nuclear factor 7, brain gives MSEKESLSVGNGQATTAQSEQSGVTAPPAGARSALEDGLSLTPLDSNSDRLVQPFPRSPKLQRNKGKAGKPTQEQLSRHLEELQAEKSKTEAHIQSLKKRNTDLSRSTETMKQQVRERFEKILAVLKQDEQAVLDSLELDLRQTRSRLDQVLKTWKQHQDQVTKIMGSTQRALSKSAAAEEDEGQSENVSPKKPDASEKEIRLNDERFLRLRKTLYSISKNLKAQLQRKTLLLDSCPVVIDRQTCHSLITVNSDGRALFLSDSGHSAPEHPLQFDKVCCALGSSPVTVGQNYWEVDVRCSSAWAVGVAYTSLQRKGRDKGTKLGRNRNSWCVELRNRSLSAWHNDRHVACQGVGQTQIGKVGVWVNYDKGQLMFYDADTMVVLQKFSAAMTPVFDRAHHQFTEPLYPAIRFLRTPQNQMWPNHLDICPLNNP, from the exons atgtcagaaaaagaGTCGCTATCAGTCGGTAATGGACAGGCAACAACGGCTCAGTCAGAGCAGAGTGGtgtcacagcgccccctgcaggcgcCCGCAGTGCACTGGAGGACGGACTGAGCCTCACTCCACTGGACTCCAACAGTGACAGGCTAGTTCAGCCGTTCCCACGCTCACCAAAACTACAAAGGAACAAAGGCAAAGCTGGAAAGCCCACCCAG GAGCAACTGTCCAGACATTTGGAGGAGCTACAGGCAGAGAAATCCAAGACTGAAGCCCACATCCAATCTCTGAAAAAACGAAACACAGATCTCTCT AGGAGCACAGAGACGATGAAGCAGCAGGTCCGTGAGCGCTTTGAGAAAATTCTGGCTGTCCTGAAGCAGGATGAGCAGGCCGTATTGGACTCTCTGGAGCTGGACCTGAGACAGACTAGAAGTAGACTGGACCAGGTTCTGAAGACGTGGAAGCAGCACCAGGACCAGGTGACCAAGATCATGGGCAGCACCCAGAGAGCACTGAGCAAgagtgctgcagcagaggaagatgag GGTCAGTCTGAGAATGTGAG TCCTAAGAAGCCAGACGCCTCTGAAAAGGAAATCCGACTGAATGACGAGAGATTCTTAAGGCTTCGTAAAACTTTATACTCCATTTCCAAAAACCTGAAAgcccagctgcagaggaagactCTGCTGTTAG ATTCATGCCCTGTGGTGATTGACAGACAGACGTGCCATAGCCTGATCACAGTGAACTCAGACGGGCGAGCGTTGTTCTTGTCAGACTCTGGCCACTCAGCTCCGGAGCATCCTCTCCAGTTTGACAAAGTGTGCTGTGCACTGGGTTCGTCTCCCGTCACAGTAGGTCAGAATTACTGGGAGGTCGACGTACGCTGCAGCTCCGCATGGGCTGTGGGCGTAGCCTACACGAGCCTGCAGAGGAAGGGCCGAGACAAGGGAACCAAACTGGGCCGGAACAGGAACTCGTGGTGCGTAGAGCTCCGGAACCGCAGTCTGTCTGCTTGGCACAACGACCGGCATGTGGCGTGTCAGGGGGTCGGGCAAACACAGATCGGAAAGGTGGGCGTGTGGGTCAATTATGACAAGGGTCAGCTGATGTTTTATGACGCAGACACCATGGTTGTCCTGCAGAAGTTCTCCGCAGCCATGACGCCGGTGTTCGACAGGGCTCATCACCAGTTCACCGAGCCCCTGTACCCCGCTATACGCTTCCTGAGAACACCACAGAACCAGATGTGGCCAAACCACCTGGACATCTGTCCCCTCAACAACCCGTGA
- the zcchc4 gene encoding rRNA N6-adenosine-methyltransferase ZCCHC4 has product MKDIKDMAENNDDSLGIEVILPEGGTTAPCCPHGPTLLFEKVSKGEETGRRFYACSACRDRKECSFFQWEEDKVSEARLLAREAENKSKRPPVSHQEYCTRFRKFSSLRPDEKKFCQDCQTLLPAGEREAHSSHRFTGVTEAQLKRPSVLLRPLNNKKSNAQYLFTDRSAHFLLDTLAGLGYTKVVCMGTPRLQELIKLRNLEQKHEPMKSLLLDIDFRYAQFYSQDEFCHYNMFNHHFFGGEASSAVLQAFLNECDKEKVVMVADPPFGGLVKPLANSFSLISQTWKKLQSSESSNADMPMTWIFPYFFEPRIRECIPSLTMLDYQVDYDNHPLYKHGKTGRKQSPVRLFTNICPKDVVLPKEEGYRFCAVCERYVWSLNKHCAKCNVCPSKDGREWKHCSACEKCVKPSWKHCQSCGHCALPDHPCGQSEGKEGCFICGSLQHRRKACPRRDMSRIRSHRSNTKKGGKKGGKKQPQPPLSKSKGKRKSGASRRAKKMAAQSV; this is encoded by the exons ATGAAAGATATTAAAGACATGGCGGAGAACAACGACGACAGCCTCGGGATAGAGGTGATTCTTCCAGAAGGGGGTACAACTGCGCCATGTTGCCCGCATG GTCCTACCTTGCTGTTCGAGAAGGTCAGCAAAGGAGAAGAGACCGGCCGGAGATTCTACGCCTGCTCAGCCtgtagagacagaaaagaaTGCAGTTTTTTCCAATGGGAGGAGGACAAG GTGTCGGAGGCCCGGCTGTTGGCCAGAGAAGCAGAGAACAAGTCAAAGAGACCGCCGGTCAGCCACCAGGAGTACTGTACCAG GTTCAGGAAGTTTTCCTCCCTCCGACCGGATGAGAAGAAGTTCTGCCAGGACTGTCAGACTCTGCTCCCGGCAGGAGAGCGCGAGGCCCACTCCTCTCACCGATTCACAGGTGTCACCGAAGCCCAGCTGAAGAGGCCCAGCGTGCTGCTGCGTCCTCTGAACAACAAGAAGAGCAACGCCCAGTACCTGTTCACCGACCGCAGCGCACACTTTCTGCTGGACACCTTAGCTGGTCTGGGCTACACGAAGGTCGTGTGTATGGGCACACCCAG ACTCCAGGAGCTGATCAAGCTGCGCAACCTGGAGCAGAAACATGAGCCAATGAAGAGTCTGCTGCTGGATATTGATTTCAG ATATGCCCAGTTCTACAGCCAGGATGAGTTCTGtcactacaacatgttcaacCATCACTTCTTTGGCGGAGAG GCCTCCAGTGCAGTTCTGCAGGCCTTCCTCAACGAGTGTGACAAGGAGAAAGTGGTGATGGTGGCTGACCCTCCATTCGGTGGTCTGGTGAAGCCTCTGGCCAATAGCTTCTCTCTGATCTCACAGACATggaagaagctgcagagctctg aGAGCAGTAATGCTGACATGCCGATGACGTGGATCTTCCCATATTTCTTTGAGCCTCGCATCCGAGAGTGCATCCCCTCTCTCACCATGCTGGACTACCAG GTGGACTACGACAATCATCCTCTGTACAAACATGGGAAGACAGGCCGGAAGCAGTCTCCTGTTAGATTGTTCACCAACATCTGTCCCAAAGATGTTGTCCTGCCCAAAGAGGAGGGCTACAG ATTTTGcgctgtgtgtgagagatacgTCTGGTCCCTCAACAAACACTGTGCCAAATGCAACGTCTGTCCATCCAAG gatgGTCGTGAATGGAAGCACTGCTCAGCCTGTGAGAAATGTGTAAAACCAT CATGGAAACACTGTCAGTCGTGTGGTCACTGTGCCCTCCCAGACCACCCGTGTGGCCAGAGCGAAGGAAAGGAGGGCTGCTTCATCTGCGGCAGCCTGCAGCACAGGCGCAAAGCCTGCCCTCGCAGAGACATGTCAAGGATCAGGAG TCATCGTTCTAACACAAAGAAAGGAGGCAAGAAAGGAGGCAAGAAGCAACCACAACCACCCCTCAGCAAGTCTAAAGGGAAGAGGAAGTCTGGAGCTTCTCGCAGAGCTAAGAAGATGGCTGCTCAGTCTGTGTGA